The Conger conger chromosome 15, fConCon1.1, whole genome shotgun sequence genome contains a region encoding:
- the LOC133111001 gene encoding pyruvate dehydrogenase [acetyl-transferring]-phosphatase 2, mitochondrial-like, with translation MSGTLCSWFLHFAKRSALSVSRNQQHRLYYRCCCSPHRLVTWPKRTRLSSSSSHSGSDLGPGSVPGAQRHSSTSQDPDFQLTPAQINGILRTNEQAVSIPEFDGRGLSAVLKFESNQLPANTPNEDRRSAATCLQTKGMMFGVFDGHGGYACAQAVSERLLYYVAVALMSQGSLEEVEDAIETLRPVPPILQWYKHHNDYNFRESASLYLEHLRVFWQELLESEEHGEGMSPRDALDYAFRRLDEDISLEAQVPLDSGLMRNTALQVAFAGSTACVAHVDTEGVHVANTGDCRAVLGAQEEDGSWTALPLSRDHNALNAAELDRVRSQHPRSERRTVVTDERLLGILMPLRAFGDMRFKWSRELQQSVLESGCDLESLNIYQYTPPNYLTPPYLEAAPELAYHRLRPQDRFLILASDGLWDMLGSQEAVRLVAEHLTGVHLQAPLSARERQMNLGQMHSLLLQRRARAVPAIDPNSATHLIRHALGTNEYGEVEQERLSAMLALPEDLARMYRDDITVTIVYFNSNLIKPRDA, from the coding sequence ATGTCAGGCACATTATGCTCATGGTTCCTGCACTTTGCCAAGCGTAGTGCCCTCTCCGTCTCCCGTAACCAGCAGCACAGACTGTATTATAGGTGCTGCTGCTCTCCTCACCGTCTGGTTACATGGCCCAAAAGGACCCGGCTATCCAGTTCCTCCTCCCACAGCGGCTCTGACCTGGGTCCTGGCAGTGTGCCCGGTGCCCAGCGCCACTCCTCCACTAGCCAGGACCCGGACTTCCAGCTGACTCCCGCACAGATTAATGGCATCCTGCGAACCAATGAGCAGGCCGTGAGCATCCCCGAGTTTGACGGAAGGGGCCTCAGCGCCGTGCTTAAGTTCGAGAGCAACCAGCTGCCAGCCAACACGCCCAACGAGGACCGACGCAGCGCTGCCACTTGTCTGCAGACCAAGGGCATGATGTTTGGCGTGTTTGACGGGCACGGGGGCTACGCTTGCGCACAGGCGGTGAGCGAGCGGCTGCTGTACTACGTGGCGGTGGCTCTCATGTCGCAGGGGAGCCTGGAGGAGGTGGAAGACGCCATCGAGACCCTGCGGCCTGTGCCGCCCATCCTGCAGTGGTACAAGCACCACAACGACTACAACTTCCGAGAATCGGCCTCGCTGTACCTGGAGCACCTGCGGGTCTTCTGGCAGGAGCTGTTGGAAAGCGAGGAGCACGGGGAGGGCATGTCCCCCCGCGATGCCCTGGACTACGCCTTCCGGCGGCTGGACGAGGACATCTCGCTGGAGGCCCAGGTCCCGCTGGACAGCGGGCTGATGAGGAACACGGCCCTGCAGGTGGCCTTCGCCGGCTCCACGGCCTGCGTGGCGCACGTGGACACGGAGGGCGTGCACGTGGCCAACACCGGGGACTGCCGGGCCGTGCTGGGAGCGCAGGAGGAGGACGGCAGCTGGAccgccctgcccctctcccgcGACCACAACGCCCTGAACGCGGCCGAGCTGGACCGCGTGCGGTCGCAGCACCCACGGTCGGAGAGGCGCACGGTGGTGACGGACGAGCGTCTGCTGGGAATCCTCATGCCCCTGCGCGCCTTCGGCGACATGCGCTTCAAGTGGAGCCGCGAGCTCCAGCAGAGCGTTCTGGAGAGCGGCTGCGACCTGGAGTCCCTCAACATCTACCAGTACACGCCGCCCAACTACCTCACGCCCCCCTACCTGGAGGCCGCCCCGGAGCTGGCCTACCACCGGCTCCGGCCGCAGGACCGCTTCCTGATCCTGGCGTCAGACGGGCTGTGGGACATGCTGGGGAGCCAGGAGGCGGTGCGGCTGGTGGCGGAGCACCTGACGGGGGTGCACCTGCAGGCCCCTCTGTCGGCCCGTGAGCGGCAGATGAACCTGGGCCAGATGCACAGCCTCCTGCTGCAGCGCCGCGCCCGGGCGGTGCCCGCCATAGACCCCAACTCCGCCACGCACCTCATCCGCCATGCCCTCGGCACCAACGAGTACGGAGAGGTGGAGCAGGAGCGCCTGTCCGCCATGCTGGCGCTGCCTGAGGACCTGGCCCGCATGTACCGGGACGACATCACCGTCACCATCGTATACTTCAACTCCAACCTCATTAAGCCCCGCGATGCCTAG
- the LOC133111007 gene encoding carbonic anhydrase 7-like isoform X1: protein MASHCWGYGEDDGSEYLLELTCKKRPEGPSSWHKGYPIAQGNHQSPVNIITAETMYDSSLSPLIVSYENYSSISISNNGCSVAVEYADAEQGPVIEGGPLGDAYRLKQFHFHWGHKDCQGSEHTVDGRTYASELHLVHWNASKYQTFREAVAAPDGLAVLGVFLETGKEHQGLTKITDALSMVKFKGSTADLKDFNPKCLLPRNLNYWTYPGSLTTPPLHESVTWIVFEEPIEVSKRQMEQFRMLLFSEEKEDEKFMENNFRPPQPLNGRKVCASYN from the exons ATGGCCAGTCATTGTTGGGGTTATGGAGAAGACGACG GATCTGAATATTTGTTGGAGCTAACTTGCAAGAAACGACCTGAAG GTCCCTCCTCTTGGCACAAAGGCTACCCCATTGCCCAGGGAAATCACCAGTCTCCAGTAAATATTATTACTGCTGAGACCATGTATGACTCTAGCCTGTCCCCTCTCATTGTCTCCTATGAGAACTACAGCTCCATCAGCATTTCAAACAACGGGTgctctgtggctgtggagtaTGCTGATGCTGAACAGGGGCCAG TAATTGAAGGAGGCCCTCTGGGCGATGCCTACAGGCTGAAGCAGTTCCACTTTCACTGGGGTCACAAGGATTGCCAAGGCTCTGAGCACACTGTTGATGGAAGGACTTATGCGTCTGAA CTTCATCTGGTCCACTGGAATGCATCCAAGTACCAGACATTCAGAGAAGCAGTAGCAGCTCCTGATGGCCTTGCGGTTCTTGGGGTCTTCCTAGAG acTGGGAAGGAACACCAAGGTTTAACCAAGATAACCGATGCTTTATCCATGGTAAAGTTTAAA GGTAGTACTGCAGATTTAAAGGACTTCAATCCAAAGTGTCTTCTTCCAAGAAATCTCAATTACTGGACCTACCCTGGCTCCCTGaccacacctccactccacgagAGCGTCACCTGGATTGTTTTTGAAGAGCCTATTGAGGTGTCAAAGAGACAG ATGGAACAGTTCCGAATGTTGCTGTTCAGTGAAGAGAAGGAAGATGAGAAATTCATGGAAAATAACTTCAGACCACCTCAGCCCCTCAATGGCAGGAAAGTCTGTGCTTCCTACAACTAA
- the LOC133111007 gene encoding carbonic anhydrase 7-like isoform X2 encodes MASHCWGYGEDDGPSSWHKGYPIAQGNHQSPVNIITAETMYDSSLSPLIVSYENYSSISISNNGCSVAVEYADAEQGPVIEGGPLGDAYRLKQFHFHWGHKDCQGSEHTVDGRTYASELHLVHWNASKYQTFREAVAAPDGLAVLGVFLETGKEHQGLTKITDALSMVKFKGSTADLKDFNPKCLLPRNLNYWTYPGSLTTPPLHESVTWIVFEEPIEVSKRQMEQFRMLLFSEEKEDEKFMENNFRPPQPLNGRKVCASYN; translated from the exons ATGGCCAGTCATTGTTGGGGTTATGGAGAAGACGACG GTCCCTCCTCTTGGCACAAAGGCTACCCCATTGCCCAGGGAAATCACCAGTCTCCAGTAAATATTATTACTGCTGAGACCATGTATGACTCTAGCCTGTCCCCTCTCATTGTCTCCTATGAGAACTACAGCTCCATCAGCATTTCAAACAACGGGTgctctgtggctgtggagtaTGCTGATGCTGAACAGGGGCCAG TAATTGAAGGAGGCCCTCTGGGCGATGCCTACAGGCTGAAGCAGTTCCACTTTCACTGGGGTCACAAGGATTGCCAAGGCTCTGAGCACACTGTTGATGGAAGGACTTATGCGTCTGAA CTTCATCTGGTCCACTGGAATGCATCCAAGTACCAGACATTCAGAGAAGCAGTAGCAGCTCCTGATGGCCTTGCGGTTCTTGGGGTCTTCCTAGAG acTGGGAAGGAACACCAAGGTTTAACCAAGATAACCGATGCTTTATCCATGGTAAAGTTTAAA GGTAGTACTGCAGATTTAAAGGACTTCAATCCAAAGTGTCTTCTTCCAAGAAATCTCAATTACTGGACCTACCCTGGCTCCCTGaccacacctccactccacgagAGCGTCACCTGGATTGTTTTTGAAGAGCCTATTGAGGTGTCAAAGAGACAG ATGGAACAGTTCCGAATGTTGCTGTTCAGTGAAGAGAAGGAAGATGAGAAATTCATGGAAAATAACTTCAGACCACCTCAGCCCCTCAATGGCAGGAAAGTCTGTGCTTCCTACAACTAA